The following nucleotide sequence is from Phycisphaera sp..
CGGCGGGGTCGCACGTTTGGGCCAGGGCGATCGGGGCCAGGACGGCGAGCACGGCCACGGCATGGCGAGTCGTGGGCATGTGGGGTCTCCTCTCGGACGCATCCCGCTTCATACGCGGGGCGGGGTGCAAGGGGTTTCGTGGCTCGCCGAGGCGGGCGTTCGTGCACGCCTACGGGCAGCCCGCGTCGAAGGCGTTCTGAAAGGCCAGGAAATCGAAGATCGTCAGCGCCCCATCGCCGTCGAAGTCGGCGATGGGGTCGCCGGCGTCGAAGAGGTTCTGGAACTCGAGGAAGTCGAAGATGGTCAGCGTGCCGTCGCCGTCGAGGTCGGCCGGGCAGCCGGAGGCCCCGCACTGGTTGAGCAGCACGCTGAGGTTCCTGGCGAAGAAGTTCACCACGACCATGTCGGCGTCGCCGTCACCATCGAGATCGCCGAGCGCGACAGATTGCGACCCGCCGCCCGCGCCGAAGCGCACGTTGGGCGCGAACGTGCCGTCGCCGTTGTTGAGCAGCACGCTGGCGTCGCCCGTGCCGGAGTTGGCCACGGCCAGGTCCGCGTCGGCGTCGCCGTCCAGATCGGCGATCGCCACCGACTGGGGTCTGTTGCCCACGTCGTAGAGCACGTCGGGTGGGAAGGTGCCGTCGCCGTTGTTGAGCAGCACGCTGACGTCGCGGCTGTTCTCGTTGGCAAGGGCCAGGTCCAGGTCGCCGTCGCCGTCCAGGTCATCCATCGCCACCGATGCGGGCCCGTTGCCCGCGCCGTAGAACACCTGGGTCGCGAACGTGCCATCCCCATTGTTGAGCAGCACGCTGGCGTTGCCCCCGTTGCCGTTGGCCACGGCCAGGTCGTTGTCGCCGTCGCCATCGAGGTCGCCGATC
It contains:
- a CDS encoding FG-GAP-like repeat-containing protein translates to MPNRTTTVLALAALTLAAPASVLAQPCDPTEIFAPGVGYEAGTLPFAVAIGDLDGDGDNDLAVADFDDASVRVLLNNGDATFASDVRYGADEQPVDVAIGDLDGDGDNDLVVVNNDIASSNVSVLHNNGDGTFASDVRYGTGDLPESVAIGDLDGDGDLDLAVANQRSTENSVSVLLNNGDGTFATDVRYSVGSGPLSVAIGDLDGDGDNDLAVANGNGGNASVLLNNGDGTFATQVFYGAGNGPASVAMDDLDGDGDLDLALANENSRDVSVLLNNGDGTFPPDVLYDVGNRPQSVAIADLDGDADADLAVANSGTGDASVLLNNGDGTFAPNVRFGAGGGSQSVALGDLDGDGDADMVVVNFFARNLSVLLNQCGASGCPADLDGDGTLTIFDFLEFQNLFDAGDPIADFDGDGALTIFDFLAFQNAFDAGCP